Proteins co-encoded in one Methanofastidiosum sp. genomic window:
- a CDS encoding methyltransferase domain-containing protein yields the protein MVKHNNKGWGDVWSNIDFDPDLIVERGQKSTFFSLISGVIQKKFGSIDKLNTIELGSGIGTVSLLLALKGSNPTLVDNNEVALQRAKELYNYFKVKPKIRNEDMFNLAMNDESKYDICLSVGLIEHFTGEKRKEAIKAHVQTVKKKGLVIIVVPNKYCFNYRIWMSLAKLIRRWDYGYEEPFSRKELLTLANEIGLKNTQVNGTDFLTSFEHLLIFFKPRIQRALGIKTFPPVQVFPDYKITLLDNHLGKNLHLIGEV from the coding sequence ATGGTAAAACATAATAATAAAGGTTGGGGAGATGTTTGGTCAAATATAGATTTTGATCCTGATTTGATTGTTGAGCGAGGGCAAAAATCTACTTTTTTTTCATTAATTTCAGGCGTTATTCAAAAAAAATTTGGTTCTATTGATAAGCTCAATACAATTGAGCTTGGAAGTGGTATTGGGACCGTAAGTTTGCTTTTAGCCCTCAAAGGCTCAAATCCTACTTTAGTTGATAACAATGAAGTTGCGCTTCAACGGGCTAAAGAATTATATAATTATTTTAAGGTTAAACCAAAAATAAGGAATGAAGATATGTTCAATCTGGCAATGAATGATGAATCGAAATACGATATCTGTTTATCAGTAGGTCTTATAGAGCATTTTACAGGGGAGAAAAGGAAAGAAGCCATAAAAGCACATGTTCAAACTGTTAAAAAAAAAGGATTAGTAATTATAGTCGTTCCTAATAAATACTGTTTTAATTATAGAATATGGATGTCTCTAGCAAAATTAATCAGAAGATGGGATTACGGGTATGAAGAACCATTTAGTAGAAAAGAATTATTAACTCTGGCCAATGAAATCGGACTGAAAAATACTCAAGTAAACGGGACAGATTTTCTTACGTCATTTGAGCATTTATTAATATTTTTCAAACCAAGGATCCAAAGAGCTCTTGGGATAAAAACGTTTCCACCTGTCCAAGTTTTCCCGGATTATAAAATAACACTACTTGATAATCATTTGGGAAAAAATTTGCACCTTATTGGCGAAGT